The window TTCAAGGATGTTGTAGAGTCTGCTAACCATACTCCTGGGATCGACGATCAGCCCGGCGGCAATCTGCGAGTTTTCCAGAATCTGTTCCGCCGCTGCCGCAGCAAATGCGTCGCCCGACTTGCGCAGTTCATTGATTCCCTGAATGACCGGATGCCGGCTGTTAATCTCCAAGATTCCTGCTGGGATATCTTCCATATCCTTGTTCATGATCTGCATCATTTTTTGCATGCTATGCGTTCCGTATGAACTGAGCACAACGGCAGGACTGTCCACAAGACGTTTGGAAGCACGCACCTCGGTTACCCTATCCCCGAGTGTTTCTTTGAACCAATCCAACAAGGCCTTCACTTCATCCTCAGGAATTTCACTTTCGGCATTACCGGGCTGCTCAGCATCTAAATCCGGCAGATCCTGACTGTCCTGTTCGGCCGCAACAATCTTCTTTTCTTTAAACTCAGGAAGCCCGCTTAAGATGTAGTCATCAATTGGTTCATAGGTATAGAGCACTTCAATGCCCTTGTCCTTAAAGATCTCAAGATACGGCCCAGACTCAATCACTTTACGGTTGGAGCCGCTGACATAATAGATCGCTTTTTGTTCCTCTCTCATTCTTCCGACGTAGCCTTCCAGTGAAATCAGCTCACCTTCAGCCGTCATGTTGGATTCAAAACGCAGGAGCCTGACCAGTGCGTCCTTGTGGGCATAGTCCGAAGCTGCTCCTTCTTTGATAAACCTGCTGAATTTTTCCCAAAATTGATTGTATTTGGCCGGATCATCTTTGGCTTGCTCTTCGAGATACTTTAAGAATCTGCTGGTGACTACCCTGTTCAGCTTGGCCACAAGCGCATTATCCTGAAGGGTCTCCCTGGAAATGTTCAGGGGAAGGTCATCACTGTCAATGACGCCGCGTACAAACCGCATCCACTCCGGCACGATGGCCTCAGATTTTTCCTGAATCAGGACTTTTTTGCAGAATAGGTTAACGCCTCTCTCCATTTTACTGAAGCCGAACCGCTCATAATTTTCTCCGGGCACAAACAGCAGTGCTTTGATGGAAAGCGGCGCATCGGAGGAAAAGTGCATTCTATAAGATGGCTCGTCAAAAGCATTGTCGATATATTTATAGAATTCCGTATATTCCTGCTCACTGATTTCGGATGCGTTTTTCGTCCATATTGCTTCGACGGTATTGACTTTTTCACCGTTGACTTTCACGGGATAAGGGACAAAACTCGAATACTGTTTGATAATCCTGTTGATCTCGTCGGCTTTACTGAAATCATAGGCATTTTCTTTTAACTGAAGAACGATCCTGGTTCCATAATTGCTTTGATCACCTGGTTCTATTAAATAGCTCCCTGCTCCATTTGAAGACCAGATCCAGCTTTCAGAGTCCGTTCTGAAAGAGCGGGTATAAAGCGTTACTTTCTCCGCAACCATAAACGCCGAATAAAATCCGACGCCGAACTGTCCAATCAAGCTTAAATCGGTATTGCTTCCGGATCCGGCCTTTTTGACCTCGGCCAGCTGTCTGATAAATTCCTTGGATCCTGAATGGGCGATCGTACCCAGATTCTCAATCAGTTCTTCTTTGGTCATTCCGATCCCATTATCGGTAATGGTAAGCGTGTGCTTTTCTTCATCCGTTTCGATGGAAATTTCCAGCGGTTGCTCGGATTCGCCGCTTGTTTCATTTTCAGTGAGCCTGCAGTAGCGCAGTTTCTCCGTAGCGTCAGCTGCATTGGATATTAATTCTCTTAAGAAGATCTCCCGCTCCGTATAGAGAGAATTAATAACAATATCCAGCAGCTGGGTGATTTCTGTCTGAAACTCCCTCGTTTCAACATTGTTATTCATCATTACCAACCCTCCCAATCATTTCATATGGCTGTGCTTTGGTCGAATCAAAAATCGACCATCATATTATACCATGGAATGGAAAAAAATCTAACATTCAAATACTTGTACCTTCAAATACTTGTTCTTCTGACTTTCTTAGCGCTGAAACCAAAAAAACATTCCGGTATTCAGGATGGTGTTCTAATTTTTGGAATAAAATGATACGTATATAGAGGACTTTTTACGAGTCATCACGAAAAATAATATAACGAAATATAGTTTAACAAAACATCATTTAAAATATCATTTTTAAAGATTTATATACTAATAGAGCTTAACATCATTCTTATCGAATGATTAAATCTTTAAATTCCATTATCTGAATACAAAAGAAGGTATAGGAGGAAAATATCATGAGATTGACGCGACGGTATCTTGCGCTTTTGCTCGTTTTGCTGCTTCTTTGCGTTGGAGCTTTATCCGGCTGCGGCGGGAAAGAAGAATCAGCTGCCCAAAATGAAGCAACCTCGGCCCCAGCAGAAACAGGAACACAAACTTTACCTGATGAAAATGCAATTGTATCCGGTCTGATTGGAAAAGGACAGCTGGTCAAAGAAATGTCTTATGATTTAGTGATCGTCGGCGGTGGAGTAACTTCAGAAAGCAAAGCCTGGTTTAAGGACCAGAAAATGAAAATGGAGGGCACCTTTAACGGTCAAAAGATGACATTTATTTTTGATATGTCCAAAAAGGAGTTTACTACTTATCCCTCGGGTCAGAACAGCGCCATGAAAATGACGTTAAGTGAATATGACGGTCCGGATATCACCACCCCTGTTGATTATGTCAAAGGTCTAGCTGACACCGAGTATACCATAGCTGGAACTGAGACGGTCAACGGCATGGAGTGTAAAGTCCTTACTTTCACCAGCGAAGGCTCAACTGTTAAGGAATGGATCAGCACCGAATACGGCATTGTTGTAAAGGCTCAATATGAAACCGATGGTCAGATGTCAACCATGGAATTCAAGAACCTGCAAATCGGAACAGGTACCGTACCTGATGGGGTCTTCGACCTGCCGTCTGGAATGGAAGTGGTTGACATTAACGACATGATGAATCTCGACAGCAATAAATAGATACCCTTACCGGTTCGTGGATTCCAAAAGCACCCTCCCCTTTGCCGTCAGCGTCCACAAGGTTGCTTCGGCTTCTCCGTTTCCTTTGCTGCAGCAGCCCCCGCACCCCTTACATTGTTCATTGACGCAAGCTGCATTATCCGCAGTCAGGTATCCAAGTCGTTGCAGGTCATTCAGCATTTGTTTGATCATCTCTCGATCGAGATCCAATTTTTTTGCCAACGAAGAAAAGGAGTTCGCTTGTTGACCGGCAATTTCTGTTAACAAATTGATCAGCATCGCAATACCTCCTGCTTCTTCGTTTCAGATGAACAACGAACCGAGCTGAAAGATCAGCACCGCTGCGATCCAGCCAATGATCAGTGAGTAGAGAACAGAAAACAGTGTCCATTTAACAGAATTGGTCTCCTTTTTAATTATTCCGATTGTCGCTGCACAGGGTGAATAAAGTAGGGTCATTACCATAAAGGCATAGGCGGAGAGCGGCGTAAAATGCTGTGCTAAGACTACTCCGAGCATCCCTTCGCCTGTCCCGTAAACCAACCCGAACGTCGCAATGATTGCTTCCTTGGCACCAATCCCGACAAGAAGTGCTACAGAGGCCTGCCAACTGCCAAAACCAGCCGGGGATAATACGGGTGCGATGACTGCGCCTAATTTTCCAAGGAGACTTCCGGTACTGCCCGGTTCAACGCCGACCGGGAAAACAGAAAGCATCCAGATCAGAACGACAATCCCAAGGATCACAGTTCCTGCTTTCCTGACAAACGACTCCGTTTTTTCCCACATGTGCCGCATTAAACTCTTCAGCGTTGGCAGACGATAAGGCGGGAGTTCCATAACAAAGTAGGATTTTTCCTGCTTGAACAATGTTTCACTCAGGATTTTCCCTGCTGCAACAGCAACTATGATTCCTAAAAGATACAGTGAAAAAATAACCAATCCTGCCAACGGTATGATGCCGATCGTTTTGCCTCTGAAGAACGCCCCGGCAAACAACGCATAGACTGGAAGCCTAGCACTGCAGGAAATAAACGGACTGATTAAAATGCCGATCATACGGTCTTTCCGGCTGTCCAAGGTTCGGGTGGACATGATTCCGGCCACATTGCAGCCGCTGCCGACAATCATTGCAACGGCCGTTTTCCCGTGCAGCCCGACAACATTCATCAGCCGGTCCATGACATAGGCTGCCCTGGCCATATAACCGCTGTCTTCGAGAAGAGAAATCAAGAAATACATGGTAAACATCATCGGGATAAAAACAAGTACAGAACCTACCCCACCGATCAGTGCATCACTGACAAAGGACCGGGCCAGGACCGGAGCGTTTAGCAACAGGCCGGAGACATACCGCCCCAGGATCCCGAAGACGCTGTCCACATAACCCCCAAGAATATTATTGCCGAGACCCATTGTGATCTGATACAGCAAAAACATCATTACAAAGAACAAAGGAATCCCGATCCATTTATTTGTCACAACCCGGTCAATCATTTCTGTCAGATCTTCTTGCGGAGGCGTTTCCCTGCGGACACAATCCCTAATGATTTGGCCAATAAAGGTATAACGCTGGTCTGCCAAATAGATTCCGGGCTCAAGACCAAAACGGCTCGTTATCCTGTCCTTTACCTTGTCAGCCAATTTTTTCAGGGTAGGACAACCTGCTATTTGCGTTTGAGCAAAAGCCTCATCCTCCAGCAGCCTGACAGCCACCAAGTTCGCCGATTCTTTACCAGTAATACCTTCTTCAACCAGGGCCTCAGCCAAAGCTCCAGATTCCCGGTTCATCATTTGCCAATAGTCTGGCTGGACGGGCCGGCCTGGCTTTACTTTCATTGCCGCTGAAGTCTCCAGCAACTCCCGAATCCCTTTGTTTTTCGTTGCCACTGTGGTGACAACCGGTACGCCAAGAACATCTCCAAGTTTCACTGTATTGATGAAAATATTCTTTTTCTCTGCTTCATCTGTCATATTCAAAGCAATCATTACATTCGTATCCATCTCAATCAGCTGTAACGTAAAATAAAGATTCCTCTCCAGATTTGCTGAGTCAATCACGTTCACAACAACATCAGGTTTTTCCTGCAAAATATAGTTTACAGCAACCATTTCATCCTCCGAACTGGCGGAAAAACTATATGTCCCGGGTAAGTCAATTACGTTGATCTCATCCCCGTTGAACCTGACCGTACCTTCTTTTTTCTCAACGGTTACTCCCGGCCAATTGCCAACATGCTGCCTCGAGCCTGTTAACACATTAAAAATACTTGTTTTCCCGCAGTTTGGGTTTCCAACGAGAGCTATCGTAAAATTCTTTTTCATCTGTTTATCCTTCCCCTGAAGCACTTGCGATTACGTTCTATACAATGTTTGTTTCAATATTTATTGCTGCCTATTGCTGTTTTAACAATGTTTGCGGTGTCTATCATTGCAACAAAGACTATATATGATAGTGATTTTTATTATCATTTAGTGACCAAAAATAGAGAGGGTGATTTTATATTATCTGTTCCAAATCTTTTCAACCTGAATTTTCCTGGCGTCGCTTTTACGGATTGCTAGATGATATCCCCTCAGATTAATCTTTATAGGATCCCCCAGCGGAGCCTGGCCGTCTACTTTAAATTCTGTCCCTTTGACCACACCCATATCTGTCAGTTTTTTTCTTAATACGGTATCCATGTGGATATTAACAACTCTGGCATTCGAGTTTACGGGTATCTTGTCCATTGTAAGAAAGGCAGCGTCCATAGCAGTCTCCTTATGGCTTTTTAAGAATTTTATAATTTTGTTCAAATTGTAATGACAATGTTGATAATGATTATCGAATTCATATTATTAATATTACTTCTTATTGCTCAAAATGTCAATTCGTATGTTATTTCTTTGTGTGTCATTCTTTGCATATTTTCTTTATGATTATTCTTATGCTCCTATTTAAATATTGAGCTTTTTATTGAACTATGCTGAAATGAAATGATATACTTAAATAACTCTTTTTTCAGGGAGTATTTGACTTTGCAGGAGGCTGATCTTCTCTTGAATTATTCCGTTTATCTGGTGATTGGTTTAGGGGGCGCACTTGGAGCTATTGCCCGCTATGTACTTTCCACCTGGATTTATCAAAAATATTTTTATACTTTTCCCTGGGGAACCTTCGTCGTCAATATGCTGGGATGTTTTGTGCTGGGTATTGTGTATGTACTGGGCGTTGAAAGCCTGGTGACCAGTCCGAATACCCGTTTATTTATATCTGTCGGTTTTCTGGGCGCATTTACAACCTTTTCAACGCTAAGCCTTGAAACCCTGAACCTTATCAAGAGCGGAGAAATCATCGTAGCTGTGCTGAATGGTCTGGGAAGCCTGCTCGTCGGACTGATTGCAGTCTGGCTTGGAATGAGCCTGACGCAGCTATTATTAAAATAAAGGAAGGGATTCTAATGGTAAAGATATCTGGTCAGGCAAGACGCATTCGCATCTACATTGGAGAAGCCAGCAAATATAAAGGAGTATCCCTCTATCACATGATTGTCTTAAGGGCCAAAGAGCTGGGCCTGGCAGGTGCGACTGTCTTTAGGGGAATTGAAGGCTTCGGCGCCAATACGAGAATCAAAACGTCCAGGATACTGGACCTTTCCAATGACCTTCCCATCGTTATTGAAGTAATAGACAGCGCTGAGTATCTGCAGGACTTTCTGCTTTTTTTGGACGAGGTCGTCAATGAAGGATTAATAACCATCGAAGATCTGGAAATTATGAAATATTCGCCAAAAAAATAAAGCCTCTTAGCGGCTTTATTGATTTTGATCTAGCAGCAGGAGATACCGGGCATAACGGGATTCCGAAGGCTCTTTTCGGC is drawn from Dehalobacter sp. 12DCB1 and contains these coding sequences:
- the feoB gene encoding ferrous iron transport protein B; protein product: MKKNFTIALVGNPNCGKTSIFNVLTGSRQHVGNWPGVTVEKKEGTVRFNGDEINVIDLPGTYSFSASSEDEMVAVNYILQEKPDVVVNVIDSANLERNLYFTLQLIEMDTNVMIALNMTDEAEKKNIFINTVKLGDVLGVPVVTTVATKNKGIRELLETSAAMKVKPGRPVQPDYWQMMNRESGALAEALVEEGITGKESANLVAVRLLEDEAFAQTQIAGCPTLKKLADKVKDRITSRFGLEPGIYLADQRYTFIGQIIRDCVRRETPPQEDLTEMIDRVVTNKWIGIPLFFVMMFLLYQITMGLGNNILGGYVDSVFGILGRYVSGLLLNAPVLARSFVSDALIGGVGSVLVFIPMMFTMYFLISLLEDSGYMARAAYVMDRLMNVVGLHGKTAVAMIVGSGCNVAGIMSTRTLDSRKDRMIGILISPFISCSARLPVYALFAGAFFRGKTIGIIPLAGLVIFSLYLLGIIVAVAAGKILSETLFKQEKSYFVMELPPYRLPTLKSLMRHMWEKTESFVRKAGTVILGIVVLIWMLSVFPVGVEPGSTGSLLGKLGAVIAPVLSPAGFGSWQASVALLVGIGAKEAIIATFGLVYGTGEGMLGVVLAQHFTPLSAYAFMVMTLLYSPCAATIGIIKKETNSVKWTLFSVLYSLIIGWIAAVLIFQLGSLFI
- the htpG gene encoding molecular chaperone HtpG — translated: MMNNNVETREFQTEITQLLDIVINSLYTEREIFLRELISNAADATEKLRYCRLTENETSGESEQPLEISIETDEEKHTLTITDNGIGMTKEELIENLGTIAHSGSKEFIRQLAEVKKAGSGSNTDLSLIGQFGVGFYSAFMVAEKVTLYTRSFRTDSESWIWSSNGAGSYLIEPGDQSNYGTRIVLQLKENAYDFSKADEINRIIKQYSSFVPYPVKVNGEKVNTVEAIWTKNASEISEQEYTEFYKYIDNAFDEPSYRMHFSSDAPLSIKALLFVPGENYERFGFSKMERGVNLFCKKVLIQEKSEAIVPEWMRFVRGVIDSDDLPLNISRETLQDNALVAKLNRVVTSRFLKYLEEQAKDDPAKYNQFWEKFSRFIKEGAASDYAHKDALVRLLRFESNMTAEGELISLEGYVGRMREEQKAIYYVSGSNRKVIESGPYLEIFKDKGIEVLYTYEPIDDYILSGLPEFKEKKIVAAEQDSQDLPDLDAEQPGNAESEIPEDEVKALLDWFKETLGDRVTEVRASKRLVDSPAVVLSSYGTHSMQKMMQIMNKDMEDIPAGILEINSRHPVIQGINELRKSGDAFAAAAAEQILENSQIAAGLIVDPRSMVSRLYNILERAVVKK
- a CDS encoding DUF190 domain-containing protein, with amino-acid sequence MVKISGQARRIRIYIGEASKYKGVSLYHMIVLRAKELGLAGATVFRGIEGFGANTRIKTSRILDLSNDLPIVIEVIDSAEYLQDFLLFLDEVVNEGLITIEDLEIMKYSPKK
- the crcB gene encoding fluoride efflux transporter CrcB; amino-acid sequence: MNYSVYLVIGLGGALGAIARYVLSTWIYQKYFYTFPWGTFVVNMLGCFVLGIVYVLGVESLVTSPNTRLFISVGFLGAFTTFSTLSLETLNLIKSGEIIVAVLNGLGSLLVGLIAVWLGMSLTQLLLK
- a CDS encoding FeoC-like transcriptional regulator; the protein is MLINLLTEIAGQQANSFSSLAKKLDLDREMIKQMLNDLQRLGYLTADNAACVNEQCKGCGGCCSKGNGEAEATLWTLTAKGRVLLESTNR
- a CDS encoding FeoA family protein, which gives rise to MDAAFLTMDKIPVNSNARVVNIHMDTVLRKKLTDMGVVKGTEFKVDGQAPLGDPIKINLRGYHLAIRKSDARKIQVEKIWNR
- a CDS encoding DUF4412 domain-containing protein; this encodes MRLTRRYLALLLVLLLLCVGALSGCGGKEESAAQNEATSAPAETGTQTLPDENAIVSGLIGKGQLVKEMSYDLVIVGGGVTSESKAWFKDQKMKMEGTFNGQKMTFIFDMSKKEFTTYPSGQNSAMKMTLSEYDGPDITTPVDYVKGLADTEYTIAGTETVNGMECKVLTFTSEGSTVKEWISTEYGIVVKAQYETDGQMSTMEFKNLQIGTGTVPDGVFDLPSGMEVVDINDMMNLDSNK